The following are encoded together in the Panicum virgatum strain AP13 chromosome 6K, P.virgatum_v5, whole genome shotgun sequence genome:
- the LOC120711044 gene encoding probable ascorbate-specific transmembrane electron transporter 1, translating to MDMDMDMDMKGPPATKKALVAHVLAAAAAALVLIWCVHFRGGLALRSKADDKQLIFNVHPVLMLLGPIVLGAEAILCYRSLPLARGARKKAHLALHAAGLAAGALGLYAVFKFHAESGIPNLYSLHSWVGAAAISLYALQWAAAFLAFFFPGASPPTRRRAAPWHAVAGLLVFVLAVGTAQLGFLEKLTFLQGPPLRLPKYGAEAMLVNFTALVVLLLGVAVVLATVTVDGTRYNTIM from the coding sequence ATGGACATGGACATGGACATGGACATGAAGGGGCCGCCGGCCACGAAGAAGGCGCTGGTGGCGCAcgtcctggccgccgccgccgccgcgctggtgcTGATCTGGTGCGTCCACTTCCGCGGCGGCCTGGCCCTCCGCTCCAAGGCCGACGACAAACAGCTCATCTTCAACGTCCACCCCGTGCTCATGCTCCTCGGCCCCATCGTCCtcggcgccgaggccatcctctGCTACCGCTCCCTCCCGCTCGCCCGCGGCGCCAGGAAGAAGGCGCACCTGGCGCTGCACGCcgcgggcctcgccgccggtgccctcGGCCTCTACGCGGTCTTCAAGTTCCACGCCGAGAGCGGCATCCCCAACCTCTACTCGCTCCACTCCtgggtcggcgccgccgccatctccctcTACGCCCTCCAGTGGGCCGCGGCCttcctcgccttcttcttcccgGGCGCCTCGCCGCCCACCAGGCGCAGGGCCGCGCCGTggcacgccgtcgccggcctccTCGTCTTCGTGCTCGCCGTCGGCACCGCGCAGCTCGGCTTCCTCGAGAAGCTCACCTTCCTGCAGGGCCCGCCTCTGCGCCTGCCCAAGTacggcgccgaggccatgctcGTCAACTTCACAGCGCTCGTCGTGCTCCTcctcggcgtcgccgtcgtgcTCGCCACGGTCACCGTCGACGGCACAAGGTACAACACCATCATGTAA
- the LOC120711045 gene encoding single-strand DNA endonuclease 1-like isoform X2, with product MGVKNLWDILDSCKKNLPLQHLQNKKVCVDLSCWLVQLCSAHRSPAFLKDKVYLKNLFHRIRALLALNCSLVFVTDGAIPSVKLATYRRRLGAAREEDNSQPLTSLRRNKSSEFSRMIKEAKHLGMALGIPCLDGVEEAEAQCALLNFASLCDGCFTSDSDSFLFGARTVYRDVFIGEGGYVICYEMEDIEKKLGFGRNSLISLAVLLGSDYSNGVLGFGPEAACRLVKSVGDDAILDQILSNGVKPTRKSKAKNSGVNVERVGGTCPKASTCKLGMSQDSGGEFRDIINAYLEPKCHLLDSEAVQRACSQRPYLRLQLQQICEQYFEWSPEKTDEYILPKIAERELRRFSYLRSTSSDLGIKPSLNEMPVPCPVLAIVKQRKVHGNEHYEVSWRNIDGLQVSVVPGDLVRSACPEKIAEFLEKKDEQKKQKRRARPKKSAPAAVKEVDAQLQELLLGIESESGTLPCTAVGPQKADIHTVAPLQDIVDLSSPSPPIRACKIARSRKFSESAAGPMDGIDLQSQSLLPGTMDSKENALLCDMQNSTQDNDVIDLFSPFPRAAHKPHATRGLQLCMEEGRRALSDISNFPEKGNTLGALGYKLECGARGNDVHLEEASSSISRGIEVAGKADDCSWRSNAEDNVVAEVATIDLSSPLPVIGNKSKKNVDVIDICEAGSVRSPEHERKARELRSFLASIRNELY from the exons atGGGGGTCAAGAACCTCTGGGACATCCTCGACTCCTGCAAGAAGAATCTCCCGCTCCAGCACCTCCA GAACAAGAAGGTGTGCGTGGATCTTTCCTGCTGGCTCGTGCAGCTCTGCAGCGCCCACCGCTCCCCAGCCTTCCTCAAGGACAAGGTCTACCTCAAGAACCTCTTCCACCGCATCCGAGCCCTCCTCGCCCTCAATTGCAGCCTCGTCTTCGTCACAG ATGGGGCGATTCCGTCTGTCAAATTGGCAACTTACAGGCGCCGCCTCGGA GCTGCTCGAGAGGAGGACAACTCACAACCCCTGACTTCTTTGCGCCGGAACAAGAGCTCTGAATTCTCGCGCATGATAAAAGAGGCCAAGCATCTTGGGATGGCCCTGGGAATCCCCTGCTTGGATGG AGTGGAAGAAGCGGAAGCACAGTGCGCATTGCTCAATTTTGCCTCCTTGTGC GATGGCTGTTTTACATCAGATTCAGATTCATTCCTTTTCGGTGCAAGGACAGTTTATAGAGATGTTTTCATAG GAGAGGGTGGCTATGTAATTTGCTATGAGATGGAAGACATTGAGAAAAAGCTTGGTTTTGGCAGGAACTCACTG ATATCTCTTGCAGTACTTCTTGGTAGTGACTATTCTAATGGAGTTCTAGGCTTCGGCCCG GAAGCAGCATGCCGGCTTGTTAAATCCGTAGGGGATGATGCCATTCTTGATCAGATTTTGTCCAATGGAGTAAAGCCTACAAGAAAATCTAAAGCAAAAAATAGTGGCGTTAATGTTGAGAGGGTTGGTGGCACATGCCCAAAAGCAAGTACCTGCA AGCTTGGGATGAGCCAAGATTCTGGTGGTGAATTTCGTGATATAATAAATGCATATCTGGAGCCAAAATGTCATTTACTTGATTCAGAAGCTGTGCAAAG GGCATGCAGCCAGCGTCCATACCTTCGGTTACAACTGCAACAGATATGTGAGCAGTACTTTGAATGGAGCCCTGAGAAGACTG ATGAATATATACTTCCAAAGATAGCTGAGAGGGAGCtcagaagattttcatatcTTCGCTCCACGTCTTCAGATTTAGGAATTAAACCTTCACTAAATGAG ATGCCAGTACCATGCCCTGTATTGGCAATTGTGAAGCAGCGAAAAGTTCATGGAAATGAACATTATGAGGTTTCATGGAGAAACATAGATGGGCTCCAGGTTTCAGTTGTTCCAGGGGATCTTGTTAGAAG TGCTTGCCCAGAAAAAATAGCTGAATTTTTGGAAAAGAAGGATGAGCAGAAGAAGCAAAAGAGGAGAGCTAGGCCAAAGAAATCAGCTCCAGCTGCCGTTAAAGAGGTGGATGCGCAGCTCCAAGAATTGTTGCTTGGAATTGAATCTGAAAGTGGTACCCTTCCATGTACAGCGGTTGGCCCTCAAAAAGCAGATATACATACTGTGGCACCGCTCCAGGATATTGTTGACCTGTCTTCTCCATCCCCACCTATACGAGCTTGTAAGATTGCAAGGTCCAGAAAGTTCAGTGAATCAGCTGCAGGACCCATGGATGGGATTGATCTGCAGAGCCAAAGTCTGCTACCTGGAACAATGGACTCAAAAGAAAATGCCCTTTTGTGTGACATGCAGAATTCAACACAGGATAATGACGTGATTGATTTATTTTCACCCTTTCCTCGAGCTGCTCATAAACCCCACGCCACTCGAGGCTTGCAACTCTGTatggaagaaggaagaagagcccTCTCAGATATAAGCAATTTTCCTGAGAAAGGGAACACACTGGGCGCTCTAGGTTACAAGCTTGAATGTGGAGCAAGAGGCAACGATGTGCATCTGGAAGAAGCATCATCCTCAATCAGCCGTGGCATCGAAGTGGCAGGCAAAGCTGATGATTGTTCCTGGAGAAGCAATGCTGAGGACAATGTAGTAGCAGAAGTTGCGACCATCGATCTGTCCTCCCCTTTGCCAGTTATAGGGAATAAAAGCAAGAAAAATGTTGATGTAATAGACATTTGTGAAGCAGGTAGTGTTAGGTCTCCTGAACATGAGAGGAAAGCCAGAGAGCTCAGGTCGTTTCTAGCCAGTATAAGAAACGAGTTGTATTGA
- the LOC120711045 gene encoding single-strand DNA endonuclease 1-like isoform X1 produces the protein MGVKNLWDILDSCKKNLPLQHLQNKKVCVDLSCWLVQLCSAHRSPAFLKDKVYLKNLFHRIRALLALNCSLVFVTDGAIPSVKLATYRRRLGVNAAAALFLFPSVSPQPQSFNFSFGINSPQAAREEDNSQPLTSLRRNKSSEFSRMIKEAKHLGMALGIPCLDGVEEAEAQCALLNFASLCDGCFTSDSDSFLFGARTVYRDVFIGEGGYVICYEMEDIEKKLGFGRNSLISLAVLLGSDYSNGVLGFGPEAACRLVKSVGDDAILDQILSNGVKPTRKSKAKNSGVNVERVGGTCPKASTCKLGMSQDSGGEFRDIINAYLEPKCHLLDSEAVQRACSQRPYLRLQLQQICEQYFEWSPEKTDEYILPKIAERELRRFSYLRSTSSDLGIKPSLNEMPVPCPVLAIVKQRKVHGNEHYEVSWRNIDGLQVSVVPGDLVRSACPEKIAEFLEKKDEQKKQKRRARPKKSAPAAVKEVDAQLQELLLGIESESGTLPCTAVGPQKADIHTVAPLQDIVDLSSPSPPIRACKIARSRKFSESAAGPMDGIDLQSQSLLPGTMDSKENALLCDMQNSTQDNDVIDLFSPFPRAAHKPHATRGLQLCMEEGRRALSDISNFPEKGNTLGALGYKLECGARGNDVHLEEASSSISRGIEVAGKADDCSWRSNAEDNVVAEVATIDLSSPLPVIGNKSKKNVDVIDICEAGSVRSPEHERKARELRSFLASIRNELY, from the exons atGGGGGTCAAGAACCTCTGGGACATCCTCGACTCCTGCAAGAAGAATCTCCCGCTCCAGCACCTCCA GAACAAGAAGGTGTGCGTGGATCTTTCCTGCTGGCTCGTGCAGCTCTGCAGCGCCCACCGCTCCCCAGCCTTCCTCAAGGACAAGGTCTACCTCAAGAACCTCTTCCACCGCATCCGAGCCCTCCTCGCCCTCAATTGCAGCCTCGTCTTCGTCACAG ATGGGGCGATTCCGTCTGTCAAATTGGCAACTTACAGGCGCCGCCTCGGAGttaatgctgctgctgctttgttCTTGTTCCCCTCAGTTTCCCCTCAACCCCAGTCATTTAATTTCTCCTTTGGAATCAATTCACCCCAGGCTGCTCGAGAGGAGGACAACTCACAACCCCTGACTTCTTTGCGCCGGAACAAGAGCTCTGAATTCTCGCGCATGATAAAAGAGGCCAAGCATCTTGGGATGGCCCTGGGAATCCCCTGCTTGGATGG AGTGGAAGAAGCGGAAGCACAGTGCGCATTGCTCAATTTTGCCTCCTTGTGC GATGGCTGTTTTACATCAGATTCAGATTCATTCCTTTTCGGTGCAAGGACAGTTTATAGAGATGTTTTCATAG GAGAGGGTGGCTATGTAATTTGCTATGAGATGGAAGACATTGAGAAAAAGCTTGGTTTTGGCAGGAACTCACTG ATATCTCTTGCAGTACTTCTTGGTAGTGACTATTCTAATGGAGTTCTAGGCTTCGGCCCG GAAGCAGCATGCCGGCTTGTTAAATCCGTAGGGGATGATGCCATTCTTGATCAGATTTTGTCCAATGGAGTAAAGCCTACAAGAAAATCTAAAGCAAAAAATAGTGGCGTTAATGTTGAGAGGGTTGGTGGCACATGCCCAAAAGCAAGTACCTGCA AGCTTGGGATGAGCCAAGATTCTGGTGGTGAATTTCGTGATATAATAAATGCATATCTGGAGCCAAAATGTCATTTACTTGATTCAGAAGCTGTGCAAAG GGCATGCAGCCAGCGTCCATACCTTCGGTTACAACTGCAACAGATATGTGAGCAGTACTTTGAATGGAGCCCTGAGAAGACTG ATGAATATATACTTCCAAAGATAGCTGAGAGGGAGCtcagaagattttcatatcTTCGCTCCACGTCTTCAGATTTAGGAATTAAACCTTCACTAAATGAG ATGCCAGTACCATGCCCTGTATTGGCAATTGTGAAGCAGCGAAAAGTTCATGGAAATGAACATTATGAGGTTTCATGGAGAAACATAGATGGGCTCCAGGTTTCAGTTGTTCCAGGGGATCTTGTTAGAAG TGCTTGCCCAGAAAAAATAGCTGAATTTTTGGAAAAGAAGGATGAGCAGAAGAAGCAAAAGAGGAGAGCTAGGCCAAAGAAATCAGCTCCAGCTGCCGTTAAAGAGGTGGATGCGCAGCTCCAAGAATTGTTGCTTGGAATTGAATCTGAAAGTGGTACCCTTCCATGTACAGCGGTTGGCCCTCAAAAAGCAGATATACATACTGTGGCACCGCTCCAGGATATTGTTGACCTGTCTTCTCCATCCCCACCTATACGAGCTTGTAAGATTGCAAGGTCCAGAAAGTTCAGTGAATCAGCTGCAGGACCCATGGATGGGATTGATCTGCAGAGCCAAAGTCTGCTACCTGGAACAATGGACTCAAAAGAAAATGCCCTTTTGTGTGACATGCAGAATTCAACACAGGATAATGACGTGATTGATTTATTTTCACCCTTTCCTCGAGCTGCTCATAAACCCCACGCCACTCGAGGCTTGCAACTCTGTatggaagaaggaagaagagcccTCTCAGATATAAGCAATTTTCCTGAGAAAGGGAACACACTGGGCGCTCTAGGTTACAAGCTTGAATGTGGAGCAAGAGGCAACGATGTGCATCTGGAAGAAGCATCATCCTCAATCAGCCGTGGCATCGAAGTGGCAGGCAAAGCTGATGATTGTTCCTGGAGAAGCAATGCTGAGGACAATGTAGTAGCAGAAGTTGCGACCATCGATCTGTCCTCCCCTTTGCCAGTTATAGGGAATAAAAGCAAGAAAAATGTTGATGTAATAGACATTTGTGAAGCAGGTAGTGTTAGGTCTCCTGAACATGAGAGGAAAGCCAGAGAGCTCAGGTCGTTTCTAGCCAGTATAAGAAACGAGTTGTATTGA